A stretch of Lactuca sativa cultivar Salinas chromosome 6, Lsat_Salinas_v11, whole genome shotgun sequence DNA encodes these proteins:
- the LOC111918772 gene encoding uncharacterized protein LOC111918772 encodes MYFLSPPSLYIIKFQGHVILFSLIIFEEMESGKMEKVTQTPQTNPKREVWDCESSLYDSFELKSFKRQLDSAISSRTMSMPHLSSSSSSLRHQVPPPFDHKPTSKKPFRLSRSLNKLIRSVFRPRHNHHTSSRDGSFYVYDTSSALHTIPEVPETMPEFDRLSPDMKLLITRTGSDRFMPTSLGISCA; translated from the coding sequence ATGTATTTTCTCTCTCCTCCATCTCTCTATATAATTAAATTTCAAGGACATGTAATCCTTTTCTCCTTGATAATTTTTGAAGAAATGGAAAGTGGAAAGATGGAGAAAGTGACACAAACCCCGCAAACCAACCCCAAACGTGAAGTATGGGACTGCGAAAGCTCTCTTTACGACTCTTTTGAGCTCAAATCTTTCAAAAGACAACTTGATTCTGCAATATCCTCCAGGACCATGTCAATGCCCCAcctctcctcctcctcctcctccctccGCCACCAAGTACCACCACCTTTCGACCACAAACCCACCTCCAAGAAACCCTTCAGACTCAGTCGCTCCCTCAACAAGCTCATCCGATCAGTTTTCCGGCCTAGACATAACCACCATACCTCATCAAGAGATGGATCTTTTTACGTTTATGATACTTCTAGTGCTCTCCACACCATACCAGAGGTGCCGGAGACCATGCCGGAGTTTGATCGGCTTTCACCCGACATGAAGTTATTGATCACAAGAACAGGTTCTGATCGGTTTATGCCAACTTCTCTTGGTATATCATGTGCTTGA